One window of Microcoleus vaginatus PCC 9802 genomic DNA carries:
- a CDS encoding ABC transporter substrate-binding protein → MYQHTNQRKSPPPIVFIILGLIAFGGYKFIPGLFPGKSSDTSGAIANRISLGNQILLASQTTAEKKAGVEAFVKGDYQAAVKNFQDSLQQNRNDPETIIYLNNAIIYLNKATASNGSSLKIAVSVPIGSNPNVAQEILRGVAQAQDEINTSGGINGGKLQVEIVNDDNSPEVVREVAKALTKDQNILAVIGHNASNASLEAAPIYQQEKLVMVTPTSFANNLSGFGSYIFRTVPNISVMAAPLAEYVVKTERQTNIAVCYDSQAPDNISFKDEFVAALTAAGGRLVPTVCDFSLPSFNPNIALADAVSKGAQALMLAPHIDRIDRAISLARINRGKLPLYGSTTLYTFQTLKEGQSDVNGLVLPVPWHPETNPGSPFPENARRRWGGIVNWRTATSFDATQAVIAGLRQSTTREGLQQALRNASFSTPGSSEDVKFLPTGDRAGKPILVQVKQGGSTGYNFVPLR, encoded by the coding sequence ATGTATCAACATACTAACCAAAGAAAAAGTCCGCCGCCCATTGTTTTTATTATCCTCGGCTTAATTGCGTTTGGCGGGTACAAGTTTATTCCCGGTTTATTCCCGGGCAAAAGTTCAGATACATCGGGGGCGATCGCAAATCGCATCAGTTTAGGAAATCAGATATTGCTGGCATCCCAAACAACAGCAGAAAAAAAAGCCGGCGTTGAAGCTTTTGTCAAGGGAGATTACCAAGCAGCCGTCAAAAATTTTCAGGATTCGCTGCAACAAAATCGCAACGATCCCGAAACCATTATTTATTTGAATAATGCCATTATTTATTTGAATAAGGCTACAGCCAGCAATGGTTCTTCCTTAAAAATTGCTGTCAGCGTCCCCATTGGTAGTAACCCCAATGTCGCCCAAGAAATCCTCCGAGGTGTCGCCCAAGCTCAGGATGAAATCAATACTAGCGGTGGCATCAACGGCGGCAAACTGCAAGTAGAAATTGTCAACGATGACAATAGTCCAGAAGTGGTCAGAGAAGTTGCAAAGGCATTGACAAAAGATCAGAATATACTAGCAGTAATTGGACACAATGCTAGCAATGCGTCTCTCGAAGCGGCTCCGATATATCAGCAAGAAAAACTGGTAATGGTGACACCGACGAGCTTTGCCAATAATCTCTCAGGATTTGGCAGCTACATCTTTCGGACAGTCCCCAATATTAGCGTAATGGCGGCTCCCTTAGCAGAATATGTAGTTAAAACAGAACGCCAAACTAATATTGCCGTTTGTTATGACTCGCAAGCACCCGATAACATATCATTTAAAGATGAATTTGTGGCAGCTCTTACTGCTGCTGGAGGCAGATTAGTTCCCACTGTTTGCGACTTTTCGTTACCCTCTTTTAATCCCAACATTGCCCTCGCCGATGCTGTCAGCAAAGGAGCACAAGCATTGATGCTAGCACCCCACATCGATCGCATCGATCGCGCCATCTCTCTGGCACGCATCAATCGAGGCAAATTGCCACTCTACGGCAGCACTACGCTCTACACCTTTCAAACTTTAAAAGAAGGGCAAAGCGACGTTAACGGCTTAGTATTGCCCGTTCCTTGGCATCCAGAAACTAATCCCGGCAGCCCTTTCCCAGAAAATGCCCGTCGGCGGTGGGGAGGAATTGTGAATTGGCGAACAGCAACGAGTTTTGATGCAACTCAAGCTGTGATCGCTGGCTTGCGGCAAAGCACTACGCGGGAAGGATTGCAACAAGCACTCAGAAATGCGAGTTTTTCCACACCAGGATCAAGCGAGGATGTGAAGTTTTTGCCCACGGGCGATCGGGCTGGTAAGCCGATTTTAGTACAAGTTAAACAAGGAGGAAGCACTGGCTATAACTTTGTCCCGCTGCGGTAA
- a CDS encoding ABC transporter substrate-binding protein, with the protein MYQDTNKRKSPPPIVFIIIFGLIGLGAYKFLPGLLASKSSDTPTSGTSPSASSPSGAIATRMSLGNQILLTSQTTAEKQAGVTAFAKGDYKEAVQKFQASLQQNRNDPETVIYLNNARVSDRTSLKIAVSVPSGSNPNIAQEILRGVAQAQDEINARGGINGVGLQVEIVNDNNRPEVAKEVAAVLANDQKILAVIGHNDSTASLAAAPVYQEKKLVMITPTSSTNNLSGFGSYIFRTVLNSGSTTAPLAEYIVKQAGKANIAFCYDSQAAGSASFKDEFIASLSASGGRLVPIVCDLSAPTFNPNNAIADAVSKGAEGLMLAPYIERLDRAIDLARANQGKLPLYGSSTLYTFQTLKDGQKDIDGLVLAVSWHPETNPGSTFPKNASQRWGGVVNWRTAMSFDATQAVIAGLRQSNTREGLQQALRNPNFSTPGSSEDVKFLPTGDRAGKPILVEVKQGGSTGYNFVPLR; encoded by the coding sequence ATGTATCAAGATACTAACAAAAGAAAAAGTCCGCCACCCATTGTTTTTATAATCATTTTCGGCTTAATTGGGTTGGGCGCATACAAGTTCCTTCCCGGTTTATTGGCATCCAAAAGTTCAGATACACCTACATCGGGAACGAGTCCATCGGCATCGAGTCCATCGGGTGCGATCGCAACTCGCATGAGTTTAGGAAATCAGATATTGCTGACATCGCAAACAACAGCCGAAAAGCAAGCAGGCGTTACAGCTTTTGCCAAAGGAGATTACAAAGAAGCTGTTCAAAAATTTCAGGCTTCGCTGCAACAAAATCGCAACGATCCGGAAACGGTAATCTATTTGAATAATGCGAGAGTAAGCGATCGCACTTCTCTGAAAATTGCCGTCAGCGTGCCGAGCGGCAGCAACCCCAACATCGCCCAAGAAATCCTCCGAGGTGTCGCCCAAGCTCAAGATGAAATCAACGCTAGGGGAGGAATTAACGGTGTCGGTTTGCAAGTTGAAATTGTCAATGACAATAACCGTCCAGAAGTTGCCAAAGAAGTTGCAGCAGTATTAGCAAATGACCAGAAAATTCTAGCGGTAATCGGACACAATGACAGCACTGCGTCTTTAGCTGCCGCTCCAGTTTATCAGGAAAAGAAACTGGTGATGATCACACCTACCAGCAGTACGAATAATTTGTCAGGTTTTGGCAGCTATATTTTTCGGACTGTGCTAAATAGTGGCTCGACGACTGCTCCTTTAGCAGAGTATATCGTCAAACAAGCAGGCAAAGCCAATATTGCCTTCTGCTACGACTCTCAAGCTGCTGGCAGCGCTTCCTTTAAGGATGAATTTATTGCCTCTCTTTCAGCATCAGGTGGCAGATTAGTTCCTATTGTCTGCGACTTGTCAGCGCCAACATTTAATCCCAACAATGCCATTGCCGATGCTGTTAGCAAAGGAGCAGAAGGATTGATGCTAGCACCCTACATCGAGCGCCTCGATCGCGCGATCGATCTAGCCCGTGCAAATCAAGGCAAATTGCCGCTTTACGGCAGTTCAACTCTTTACACCTTTCAAACGCTAAAAGACGGGCAAAAAGACATTGACGGGCTTGTTTTGGCTGTTTCCTGGCATCCTGAAACTAATCCCGGCAGCACTTTCCCAAAAAATGCCAGTCAGCGCTGGGGAGGAGTAGTAAATTGGCGGACAGCAATGAGTTTTGATGCGACTCAAGCTGTCATCGCTGGCTTGCGGCAAAGCAATACGCGGGAAGGCTTGCAACAAGCACTCAGAAATCCGAATTTCTCTACACCGGGATCAAGTGAGGATGTGAAGTTTTTGCCCACGGGCGATCGGGCTGGTAAGCCGATTTTAGTGGAAGTTAAACAAGGAGGAAGCACTGGCTATAACTTTGTCCCGCTGCGGTAA
- a CDS encoding methyltransferase domain-containing protein, with product MSQPKSIEISKVTRYQNAALNYYLGLTDSPYLHYGYWETLPVPADELTIARLRVAQQAYTVKLLDAIPKGTHTILDVGCGIGGNAAYLLDRGFAVEGIAPDPFQQQRFLKCTGDRAIFHLTRFEDFKATHFYDLILFSESSQYMSAVDIANGAAKILNQGGYVLLADMLRSDANYKEGMFSNCHVVTELHAALKQAGFTLVKTEDISANILPTIDLYVDTFRRYGLNTMIYVADLIAITVPPVHKFLRWIFRRWFKKLVVEGLEAGQLFEKHLCYEMQLWQLSKSDQG from the coding sequence ATGTCGCAGCCAAAATCCATCGAAATTTCCAAGGTAACTCGCTACCAAAATGCAGCGCTTAATTACTATTTGGGCCTGACAGATTCGCCCTACCTTCACTACGGCTATTGGGAAACCCTACCTGTGCCCGCTGACGAACTAACGATCGCACGATTGCGCGTCGCTCAGCAAGCTTATACTGTAAAACTGTTGGATGCTATCCCCAAAGGCACTCATACGATACTCGATGTGGGCTGTGGGATTGGCGGAAATGCGGCTTATTTGCTCGATCGAGGTTTTGCAGTCGAAGGGATCGCACCCGATCCGTTCCAACAACAGCGCTTTCTTAAGTGTACGGGCGATCGGGCAATCTTCCACCTCACGAGGTTTGAAGACTTCAAAGCAACCCATTTCTACGATCTTATTCTCTTTAGCGAAAGTAGCCAGTATATGTCGGCTGTTGATATTGCTAACGGTGCCGCCAAAATCCTCAATCAGGGTGGCTACGTGTTGCTGGCTGATATGCTGCGCTCTGATGCTAATTATAAAGAGGGAATGTTCTCTAATTGTCATGTTGTTACCGAACTTCATGCAGCATTAAAGCAGGCTGGATTCACTTTAGTAAAAACTGAGGATATTTCCGCCAATATTTTGCCGACTATCGATTTGTATGTCGATACTTTTCGCAGATATGGACTAAATACAATGATCTATGTTGCCGATTTGATTGCCATCACAGTTCCCCCCGTCCACAAATTCCTGCGCTGGATATTTCGTCGCTGGTTCAAGAAGCTAGTGGTTGAAGGATTGGAAGCGGGCCAACTTTTTGAGAAACATCTCTGTTATGAAATGCAACTTTGGCAGTTGTCAAAATCAGATCAAGGCTGA